The sequence CGGCGGCCTTGGCCGTCGGGATAGCCGCCATGCTATAGGCGACGGTCTTGCCGGTGCCGGTCCCCGCCTCGACGGCGACAACCGCCGGCTCACCCTCTCGCCGACCTTCGTCGTCGGCTTTGATCGCGCCCAGGACCTTCGCCACTTCAGCGATCATCAGGCGCTGGCCATAGCGCGGCTTGAGGCCTTTGGCTTCGAGAAATCGAGAGTAGGCGCCCTGGATCTGGGACTTGAGTTCGGTGCTGAGCATGGGCGCGGAAGCTGTATATATTTTCAGTATTTCGATGGGGTGGCTATGATAGCGCGCGTTCGTTCAATCGCCACCGGAGATTTGCCCAATGACCGCCTTCGCCCTGCTCTATTCGTTCCATGTCCTGGCCGCCGTGATATGGGTCGGCGGCATGTTCTTCGCCTGGATGGTGCTGCGCCCCGCCGCCGTGTCCGAGCTTGCGGCCCCCGAGCGACTGAAACTGTGGGCCGAGGTGTTTCGGCGTTTCTTCAAATGGATCTGGGTCGCCGTTCTGGTATTACCGATCAGCGGTATCGGGATGTGGCACATGCGATTCGAGGGTCTCGACGCGGCACCCCGCTACGTTCACGTCATGGCAGGGCTGTTTCTGGTGATGCTGGCGCTGTTCCTGCGGATCCAATGGCTGCTGTTGCCCGAACTCAAACGCGCCATCGCGGCGCAGAACTGGCCTGAAGGCGGCACGGCACTGGGCAAGATCCGCGGCCTCGTCGGCACCAACCTGCTGTTGGGACTGCTGGTCGTGGCATTGGCCAGCGCACGCCCGCTGTTCTGAACCAGCCAGACGAACCGTCGGAGGGCCTAGATGAAAAAGCCGGGCGAAATGCCCGGCTTTTTTTGCAGCATCGCCTCGGATCAAGGACGAGCTTCAACCTCGGCTTCTACACGACGGTTGATCGCACGACCCTCGGCCGTCGAGTTATCGGCAACCGGGCGGGATTCGCCGTAACCGACCGCATCGACACGACTCGCGTCCAGGCCATGCTGATTGACCAGCACATCGCGCACGGCATTGGCGCGGCGCTCGGACAGGCGCTGGTTGTACGCATCGGTACCCACCGAGTCAGTATGCCCTTCGACCACAGTCGAGGTCTGGCCATACTGTTTCATGAAGTCGGCCAGGTCCTGGATGTCAGCCATGCTGTCCTGCTTGACTTCTGCGCGGTCGAAGTCGAACTTCACGTCCAGTTCGACGCGAACGGGTTCGGCCATGGGCTCCGGCTCGGGCTCGGCAACCGGTACCGGCTCAACGGTTTCGACTACGGCGACCGTCTCTTGCTCAGTGCCGTTGGCCCAGCAGTACGCCGCCGCCATACCGCCGCCGATCAACGCGCCATAACCGGCATAGGTACTGCTTTCGATTGCACCCAGCGCAGCGCCAGTCACGCCGCCGACAGCCGCACATGTGGGCCAATCCTGCTTCTGCACCCCTGCACAGCCGGCCAGGACGGTGGTCATTACTATCACGGGTACTGCTGTCCGTAAGCTACTCATTGGTAAAACCTCCTAGTTTGGGATCGGCCAGAGCGCCATGCGGACGGCATAAGCGGCTCTAGTTATTACGAGACTAGGACGGCACGCGCCGCCGCGCTAGTCTTTACGCTGCGACAGAGTGTACGAATCACACATTCTGCCGCCCGAAACGTCTCATCGAGGATCCTGGCTTGGTTGCATCCCATACATTGCAAACACCGCAGCAGGCGCTGGCCGCACTGCTTGAACACCACGTTCCGACGCGGTTGCTGCATGTCGGACGCAGCGACATGCCCGCAATCGACGCATTCAGCCGTAGCCACCCAAACAGTCAGCTCGATCGCTCGCCGTCCGCCCCATTGCCCGAAGACCTGGCCCGTCGTCGCTACGACTTGGCCATCATCGCCGATTGCCTGGAGCACCTGCCCAAACGCGACGGCCTGCAGTTGCTTGGCGGTATTCGCAATCTCAACGCCAGCCGCATCGCGGTCCTGGTCGATCTCGGCGCGTGCGGTTGGCAGGCCACCGATTTTTTCGCCCTCGCGTTGCAGATCAATGCGCATTTCGAGCGCGACGGACAGACCCTGACCCTCTTCACCTACGACCTGCATGCTTACAAGCAGGTTCCGGACTGGTTGAACGCGAAGTTCTGGGCCAATCCGCAGATGTTCGGTAAATATTGGTGGTGATGCCTGATGATCGACCCTGACCCACACCGCGATATCCGCTGCCCTTGTGGCAGCGGCGACCCCCTAGAGGCGTGCTGCGGGCGCTACCACGGCGGGCTCCCGGCGCCGAGCGCGGAGCGGCTGATGCGGTCACGCTACAGCGCCTACGTGCTCGGATTGATCGATTACATCGAGTCCACCACACTGCCTGTCCAGCAGCCTTCGCTGGACCTCCAGTCGATGAAGGCCTGGAGTGCCGGCAGCACCTGGCTGGGGCTCGAGGTGGAAGAAAGCCAACTGCTCGGCGGACAGCCAGAACACGCGCGCGTCACGTTCACCGCTCGCTGGCACGACCTGACGGGTGAGCATGTCCAGCATGAACGCTCAGCCTTCGTCCAGCACGACGGGAAATGGTATTTCATCGACCCGACCGTCCCGCTGAATGCCGGTCGCAACGACCCCTGCCCGTGCGGCAGCGGCCAGAAGTTCAAGAAGTGCTGCGCTGCCTATCTATAGTCTCCCCGCCACGAAAAAGGCCGGCAGGCGTATCGCGCCAACCGGCCTTTCACTGGCGGCGCCCGATCACTTCTCGACGAACGCGCGCTCGATCAGGTAATGCCCCGGATCGCCCATGCGCGGCGAAGCCTTCAGCCCGAAGCTATCCAGGACTTCACTGGTCTCGGCCAGCATGCTCGGGCTCCCGCAGATCATCGCGCGGTCATCCTCGGGGTTGATCGGAGGAAGGCCGATATCGCTGAACAGCTTGCCGCTGCGCATCAGGTCGGTGAGGCGGCCCTGGTTTTCGAACGGCTCGCGCGTCACGGTCGGGTAGTAAATCAACTTGCCCTTCAGGGCGTCTCCAAAAAACTCGTTCTGCGGCAGATGCTCGGTGATGAATTCCCGATAAGCCACCTCGTTCACATAGCGCACGCCGTGAACCAGAACCACCTTCTCGAAACGCTCATAGGTTTCCGGATCCTGGATCACACTGATGAACGGCGCCAGCCCCGTACCCGTGCTCAGCAGGTAAAGATGCTTGGCGGGCAACAGGTCGTCCAGCACCAGCGTACCGGTGGGCTTGCGACTGACCATCAGCGAATCACCTTCCTTGAGGTGCTGCAGACGAGACGTCAGCGGGCCATCCGGTACCTTGATGCTGAAGAATTCAAGGTGCTCTTCGTAATTGGGGCTGGCGATGCTGTAGGCACGCATCAATGGCCGGCCTTCCACTTCCAGACCGATCATCACGAACTGGCCATTTTCAAAGCGCAGGCCCGGATTACGGGTCGTTTTGAAGCTGAACAACGTGTCGTTCCAGTGATGCACACTGAGGACTCGCTCTACGTTCAGGTTGCTCATGTACGGTTTCCCCTTCCAGCGCGCGACGGGCGCTTCGATATTTGCGTGAGTTTAACGGCACCGCTAATATCCGCTAAACGAATATTAACGATATAGCTTATCGGTTATATAGATATGCATTTTACGCTGCGCCAGCTCGAGGTGTTCGTTTCCGTCGCCCGTCAGGAAAGCGTCTCGCGCGCGGCCCAGAGCCTGGCGCTGTCGCAGTCGGCCACCAGCACGTCGCTGGCCGAGCTGGAGCGTCAATCCGGGTGCCAGTTGTTCGACCGCGCCGGCAAACGCCTGTGGCTGAACGCGCTGGGCCGCCAGTTGCTACCGCAAGCGGTGAGCCTGCTCGATCAGGCCAAAGCCATCGAAGATCTGCTCGCCGGCAAAACCGGCTTTGGCTCACTCAACGTCGGCGCAACCCTGACCATCGGCAACTACCTGGCGACCCTGCTGATCGGGAGCTTCATGCAGCGCCATCCGGAGTGCCGGGTGAAACTGCACGTACAGAACACCGCCCACATCGTCCAGCAGGTCGCCCAGCATGAACTCGACCTGGGGCTGATCGAAGGTGACTGCCAGCACCCGGACATCGAAGTGCTGCCGTGGGTCGAAGACGAGCTGGTGGTGTTCTGTGCACCGCAGCACCCATTGGCGAATCGCGCCGAGGCGAGTCTGGAGCAGCTTTCACGCGAAGCGTGGATCCTTCGCGAGCAGGGCTCGGGCACACGCCTGACATTCGACCATGCCATGCGCCATCATCCCGCCAAACTCAATATCCGGCTCGAACTCGAGCACACCGAAGCGATCAAGCGAGCCGTCGAGTCCGGCCTGGGAATTGGCTGTATCTCAAGACTGGCGCTGCGCGACGCGTTTCGCCGGGGAAGCCTGGTTGCAGTAGAAACCGCTGAACTGGATTTGAGCCGGCAGTTCTACTTCATCTGGCACTCGTCCAAGTACCAGACCGCGGCGATGCGCGAGTTCATCGAGCAGTGCCGGGCGCTGACTGCCGGCATCCGGCGCAGTGACGAGATTGTATTGCCGACCATCGCCTGATGACCGAATGAACCGACCCGTCTGCGAACCATCACAGCCGCGAGCGATGGCGTTGCCTGCCGGTTGCCTAAAACGCTGCTCGAGCAGGCCTCGATCAGTTGCCCGGAATCGAACCCATCTGCTGCAGCAACAACGCGGCCTGGGTCCGGGTGCGCACGCCCAGCTTGCGGAAGATCGCGGTGACATGCGCCTTGATGGTCGCCTCGGACACACTGAGTTCGTAGGCGATCTGCTTGTTCAACAGGCCGTCACACACCATGGTCAGTACACGAAACTGCTGGGGCGTGAGACTGGCAAGGCCTTCGCTGGCCGCCTTCGCCTCGGGACTCACATGCGCGACGTCCTGAATGTTACTGGGCCACCATACATCGCCGTCGAGCACCACTTGCACGGCCTCCTGGATGGTCTCCAGGGAGCTGGACTTGGGAATGAAGCCGCTGGCGCCGAATTCGCGCGAGCGGGCGACGACCGCCGAATCCTCTTGCGCCGAGATCATGACCACCGGGATCTGCGGATACTGCCCCCTGAGCAGTACCAGGCCGGAAAACCCATAAGCGCCCGGCATGTTCAGGTCCAATAACACCAGGTCCCAATCGGCGGTTCGATCCAGCTGGGCTTCCAGTTCGGCGATGCTTGCCGCTTCGGACAACCGCACGCCACTGCCCAGGCCAAGCGTCAACGCCTGCTGGAGGGCACTGCGAAACAACGGATGATCATCGGCGATAAGGATTTCGTAAGCAGCCATGGCGGACCTATAGTTTTTATTGGCGCTTTCACCGGCCGGAGCCGGATGCCGGCATCACGCCGGTAAGAACCCGGAATATGCTTGAGGATGGACCGAAGGTGATGATATCGCGCCACCACTGTAAATTCGATCACCGTCGCGCATTTAATCGAGCATTTTGCCAGCCAGACAGCCAGGCGGTGGTCAAGCGCATCGGTTTGAGGCAAAGTTCCCGGCTTTCCCTGACGAGCCCAAACATGCGTAACCAAGCCCTTCGCGCCGATTTCCTGATGCTCATCACGGCCATGATCTGGGGGAGCGCTTTTGTCGCACAGCGGGTCGGGA is a genomic window of Stutzerimonas stutzeri containing:
- a CDS encoding CopD family protein — translated: MTAFALLYSFHVLAAVIWVGGMFFAWMVLRPAAVSELAAPERLKLWAEVFRRFFKWIWVAVLVLPISGIGMWHMRFEGLDAAPRYVHVMAGLFLVMLALFLRIQWLLLPELKRAIAAQNWPEGGTALGKIRGLVGTNLLLGLLVVALASARPLF
- a CDS encoding OmpA family protein, with protein sequence MTTVLAGCAGVQKQDWPTCAAVGGVTGAALGAIESSTYAGYGALIGGGMAAAYCWANGTEQETVAVVETVEPVPVAEPEPEPMAEPVRVELDVKFDFDRAEVKQDSMADIQDLADFMKQYGQTSTVVEGHTDSVGTDAYNQRLSERRANAVRDVLVNQHGLDASRVDAVGYGESRPVADNSTAEGRAINRRVEAEVEARP
- a CDS encoding DUF6231 family protein, with product MVASHTLQTPQQALAALLEHHVPTRLLHVGRSDMPAIDAFSRSHPNSQLDRSPSAPLPEDLARRRYDLAIIADCLEHLPKRDGLQLLGGIRNLNASRIAVLVDLGACGWQATDFFALALQINAHFERDGQTLTLFTYDLHAYKQVPDWLNAKFWANPQMFGKYWW
- a CDS encoding YchJ family protein; the encoded protein is MIDPDPHRDIRCPCGSGDPLEACCGRYHGGLPAPSAERLMRSRYSAYVLGLIDYIESTTLPVQQPSLDLQSMKAWSAGSTWLGLEVEESQLLGGQPEHARVTFTARWHDLTGEHVQHERSAFVQHDGKWYFIDPTVPLNAGRNDPCPCGSGQKFKKCCAAYL
- the fpr gene encoding ferredoxin-NADP reductase, with protein sequence MSNLNVERVLSVHHWNDTLFSFKTTRNPGLRFENGQFVMIGLEVEGRPLMRAYSIASPNYEEHLEFFSIKVPDGPLTSRLQHLKEGDSLMVSRKPTGTLVLDDLLPAKHLYLLSTGTGLAPFISVIQDPETYERFEKVVLVHGVRYVNEVAYREFITEHLPQNEFFGDALKGKLIYYPTVTREPFENQGRLTDLMRSGKLFSDIGLPPINPEDDRAMICGSPSMLAETSEVLDSFGLKASPRMGDPGHYLIERAFVEK
- a CDS encoding LysR family transcriptional regulator gives rise to the protein MHFTLRQLEVFVSVARQESVSRAAQSLALSQSATSTSLAELERQSGCQLFDRAGKRLWLNALGRQLLPQAVSLLDQAKAIEDLLAGKTGFGSLNVGATLTIGNYLATLLIGSFMQRHPECRVKLHVQNTAHIVQQVAQHELDLGLIEGDCQHPDIEVLPWVEDELVVFCAPQHPLANRAEASLEQLSREAWILREQGSGTRLTFDHAMRHHPAKLNIRLELEHTEAIKRAVESGLGIGCISRLALRDAFRRGSLVAVETAELDLSRQFYFIWHSSKYQTAAMREFIEQCRALTAGIRRSDEIVLPTIA
- the erdR gene encoding response regulator transcription factor ErdR, with translation MAAYEILIADDHPLFRSALQQALTLGLGSGVRLSEAASIAELEAQLDRTADWDLVLLDLNMPGAYGFSGLVLLRGQYPQIPVVMISAQEDSAVVARSREFGASGFIPKSSSLETIQEAVQVVLDGDVWWPSNIQDVAHVSPEAKAASEGLASLTPQQFRVLTMVCDGLLNKQIAYELSVSEATIKAHVTAIFRKLGVRTRTQAALLLQQMGSIPGN